The following proteins come from a genomic window of Corallococcus sp. NCRR:
- a CDS encoding HAD family hydrolase, with product MLLRAVLFDLDGTLVDSLEDIATAMNHALGQHGLPPHPEAAYLRFVGEGVAKLAERATGGASPALQGQVLATYHAYYDAHLFDRTYAYPGVEDALAELAADGVRLGVLSNKSDDFVKRLAARLLPRVRFTAVYGERPGIPRKPDPTAALALAAELGVAPDACGFVGDTSVDMDTAKAAGMYGVGVTWGFRTAEELHAHGARAVVASAGELLAALRTAGA from the coding sequence ATGCTCCTGCGCGCCGTGCTCTTCGACCTGGATGGGACGCTGGTGGACTCGCTGGAGGACATCGCCACGGCGATGAACCACGCGCTCGGGCAGCACGGCCTGCCGCCGCACCCGGAGGCCGCCTACCTGCGCTTCGTGGGAGAGGGCGTGGCGAAGCTCGCGGAGCGGGCCACGGGCGGGGCGTCCCCCGCGCTCCAGGGGCAGGTGCTGGCCACCTACCACGCCTACTACGACGCCCACCTGTTCGACCGGACGTATGCCTACCCGGGCGTGGAGGACGCGCTCGCGGAGCTGGCGGCGGACGGCGTGCGGCTGGGCGTGCTCAGCAACAAGTCCGACGACTTCGTGAAGCGGCTGGCGGCGCGGCTGCTGCCCAGGGTGCGCTTCACGGCCGTGTACGGCGAGCGGCCGGGCATCCCGCGCAAGCCGGACCCCACCGCGGCGCTGGCCCTGGCAGCGGAGCTGGGCGTGGCGCCGGACGCGTGCGGCTTCGTGGGGGACACCTCCGTGGACATGGACACCGCGAAGGCCGCGGGCATGTACGGCGTGGGCGTCACCTGGGGTTTCCGCACGGCGGAGGAGCTGCACGCGCACGGGGCCCGCGCGGTGGTGGCCTCGGCGGGGGAACTCCTGGCGGCACTGCGGACCGCGGGCGCCTGA
- a CDS encoding ExbD/TolR family protein, with product MGIKVPGKRYGKRLEHSKVFGHGGHGKKNGNADLLITPLVDMFVIIVLFLIANFSATGEVLMMTKDIVLPEAVNVKEVEMHPVVMVSNDQVSVSGTIVGRVEDLTKDEYLNIPALEEKLRDMKKQFEDLHSMAGGGETFKGDVNIQANKDVQFKIIKRVMFSCATAGYGNINFAVIQAGGAAAGEKTAAVTP from the coding sequence ATGGGCATCAAGGTTCCCGGTAAGCGGTACGGCAAGCGGTTGGAGCACTCCAAGGTCTTCGGCCACGGCGGTCACGGCAAGAAGAACGGCAACGCGGACCTGCTCATCACCCCGCTCGTCGACATGTTCGTCATCATCGTGCTCTTCCTCATCGCGAACTTCTCCGCGACGGGCGAGGTGCTGATGATGACCAAGGACATCGTCCTTCCCGAAGCGGTCAACGTGAAGGAAGTGGAGATGCACCCGGTGGTGATGGTGTCCAACGACCAGGTCAGCGTGTCGGGCACCATCGTGGGCCGGGTGGAGGACCTCACCAAGGACGAGTACCTCAACATCCCCGCGCTGGAAGAGAAGCTGCGGGACATGAAGAAGCAGTTCGAGGACCTGCACTCCATGGCCGGCGGTGGCGAAACCTTCAAGGGTGACGTGAACATCCAGGCCAACAAGGACGTGCAGTTCAAGATCATCAAGCGGGTGATGTTCAGCTGCGCCACGGCCGGCTACGGCAACATCAACTTCGCCGTCATCCAGGCCGGTGGCGCCGCGGCCGGTGAGAAGACCGCCGCCGTCACGCCGTAA
- a CDS encoding ExbD/TolR family protein: MAGGMDLGTGGKGGKKPLDTAINMVPFIDLMAVTISFLIMTAVWTQIGRLQVSQAGGASTDEQQEEEKTKTVQLTLLVSATEMRLTADQSAFDPIPLTRDDKGRPDLTKLVARFKELKAQLPDQSAITLQTEDAVRYEDLVRIIDECIGSGLPQVSVSAAMG; encoded by the coding sequence ATGGCCGGCGGAATGGACCTGGGCACCGGTGGAAAGGGTGGCAAGAAGCCGCTCGATACCGCCATCAACATGGTGCCCTTCATCGACCTGATGGCAGTGACCATCAGCTTCCTCATCATGACGGCGGTCTGGACCCAGATTGGCCGTCTCCAGGTGTCGCAGGCCGGCGGGGCCTCCACGGACGAGCAGCAGGAGGAGGAGAAGACCAAGACGGTCCAGCTCACCCTCCTGGTGTCCGCCACGGAGATGCGCCTCACCGCCGACCAGAGCGCCTTCGACCCCATTCCCCTCACCCGGGATGACAAGGGGCGGCCGGACCTGACCAAGCTGGTTGCGCGCTTCAAGGAGTTGAAGGCGCAGCTGCCGGACCAGTCCGCCATCACCCTTCAGACCGAGGACGCGGTCCGCTACGAGGACCTGGTCCGTATCATCGACGAGTGCATCGGCTCCGGGTTGCCCCAGGTGTCGGTCTCCGCGGCGATGGGCTAA
- a CDS encoding MotA/TolQ/ExbB proton channel family protein has protein sequence MNLGFVANLSVLANAGGSNETFLQELGRRWESGQAGMYPIAVCLVIALSIIIERSIVLFGKASINKEGFLRGLKKHIYAGDLDKAINYVAGQKSTPLTNVVKAGLMSVPKGQEEVQAALDEASLRETPKLEARTGYLAMLGNAAMLAGLLGTVNGLITCFEAVANVNPADKATILANGISEAMNCTGFGLLTAIPALVAFSVLMGRTQGIINDINETSVSVLNLIVANRDKFKNLNIPASAHAEE, from the coding sequence ATGAACCTGGGGTTCGTAGCCAATCTGTCCGTCCTCGCCAATGCCGGCGGAAGCAATGAGACCTTCCTGCAGGAGTTGGGGCGCCGCTGGGAGTCCGGTCAGGCCGGTATGTACCCCATCGCGGTCTGTCTGGTGATCGCGCTCTCCATCATCATCGAGCGCAGCATCGTCCTGTTCGGCAAGGCCTCCATCAACAAGGAAGGCTTCCTGCGCGGGCTGAAGAAGCACATCTACGCGGGCGACCTGGACAAGGCCATCAACTACGTGGCCGGCCAGAAGAGCACGCCGCTGACCAACGTCGTCAAGGCCGGCCTGATGAGCGTGCCCAAGGGCCAGGAAGAGGTCCAGGCGGCGCTCGACGAGGCCAGCCTGCGTGAGACGCCGAAGCTGGAGGCGCGCACGGGCTACCTGGCGATGCTCGGCAACGCGGCGATGCTCGCGGGCCTCCTGGGCACGGTGAACGGTCTCATCACCTGCTTCGAGGCGGTGGCGAACGTGAACCCGGCCGACAAGGCGACCATTCTGGCGAACGGCATCTCCGAAGCCATGAACTGCACGGGCTTCGGTCTGCTCACGGCCATCCCGGCGCTCGTGGCCTTCTCCGTGCTGATGGGCCGCACCCAGGGCATCATCAACGACATCAACGAGACCAGCGTCTCCGTGCTGAACCTCATCGTCGCCAACCGCGACAAGTTCAAGAACCTGAACATCCCGGCCTCCGCCCACGCCGAGGAGTAG
- a CDS encoding general secretion pathway protein GspE, producing MARKRIGELLVERGAITPAQLEAGLAAQRQTRQRLGVTLIGQGAITEATLAQALSEALGMPQVDLAAITPDWAAVHLLRARFCEQHDLFPYALENVGGKRQLVVAMADPLNITAIEEIEFTSGLKVSGRVTALSAVRGAILRYYHKVPVATGPRPAPARPAARAAPVPVRPAVEDDDEEVIVGEELPASEKTQRTSLADLIREREEQAKRKRGGAADKGKPRAPAAGGGGVLDDLDYLFGQAAREEPDRLEELERRFWALMRIMARKGLLTNEEFRRELDDEGGEG from the coding sequence ATGGCCAGGAAGCGCATTGGTGAGCTGCTCGTGGAACGTGGCGCGATCACCCCCGCCCAGCTGGAGGCGGGGCTCGCGGCGCAGCGGCAGACGCGGCAGCGGTTGGGCGTGACGCTCATCGGGCAGGGCGCCATCACGGAGGCCACGCTCGCGCAGGCGCTCAGCGAGGCGCTGGGGATGCCGCAGGTGGACCTGGCGGCGATCACCCCGGACTGGGCGGCGGTGCACCTGCTGCGCGCGCGCTTCTGCGAACAGCACGACCTGTTCCCGTACGCGTTGGAGAACGTGGGCGGCAAGCGCCAGCTGGTGGTGGCGATGGCTGATCCGCTGAACATCACCGCGATTGAAGAGATTGAGTTCACCAGCGGCCTGAAGGTCAGCGGCCGGGTGACGGCGCTGTCCGCGGTGCGCGGCGCCATCCTGCGCTACTACCACAAGGTCCCCGTGGCCACGGGCCCCCGCCCCGCTCCGGCGCGGCCGGCTGCAAGAGCGGCTCCAGTGCCCGTGCGTCCGGCCGTGGAGGATGACGACGAGGAGGTCATCGTCGGCGAGGAGCTGCCCGCGTCGGAGAAGACGCAGCGCACGTCGCTGGCGGACCTCATCCGCGAGCGCGAGGAGCAGGCGAAGCGCAAGCGCGGGGGCGCGGCGGACAAGGGCAAGCCGCGGGCGCCCGCGGCCGGCGGGGGCGGCGTGCTGGATGACCTGGACTACCTCTTCGGCCAGGCGGCGCGCGAGGAGCCGGACCGGCTGGAGGAGCTGGAGCGCCGCTTCTGGGCCCTGATGCGCATCATGGCGCGCAAGGGCCTGCTCACGAACGAGGAGTTCCGGCGCGAGCTGGACGACGAGGGCGGCGAGGGCTGA
- a CDS encoding ATP-binding protein, with protein MKSEVRAVRPSGNLAPDAFQAFFDALDEPAAVCDVSLRIAAVNPAMRRFCATHDISVDVVSEALSSAVAPEDGQSHEIDLVLQSGTSLVLTLSRRSDTVAVRARVDTEVISGRLVVAERALLEQARTEGVLLDLGRSVAEAGGEEELVAAVARGVKELFPGRAFCIRIVDARTGGLTSLYAEGRLKEGAHEPLVLFQRSVEKTNLTQTALPQGRVTISEEVPLLFHGSTRAVSAPLVASSQLFGAINMEYPEGLDADPAHDERVLLQLASQVAVAVKNAKLIDELTFVRKYLEELLEKANALILVVNRDKQVVVFNQALSALTGLTKEQVLGRDLSSLVADSEQLRLVPVLAAAMRGESVNNFETRLLTREGGEVRVSFATSSMQTQPGEVEGVIAIGQDVTVVKELEKRIIHAEKLASIGQLAASVVHEINNPMTAVATYADALLQRSRMTPGANPADQEKLKKILESSHRILRFTRDLVSYARPAQDRPERVSLNAVVDMAVGFCEHVVSQARVSVQRDYASDVPPLAAVRANLVQVFVNLITNACHAMQPGGLVALTTLQEGTEAVVRVRDTGTGIEPRNLSRIFEPFFTTKPEGRGTGLGLSICQGIVENHGGRLTVESTMGQGTTFTVRLPLAAD; from the coding sequence ATGAAGAGTGAGGTCCGCGCCGTGCGTCCGTCCGGAAATCTGGCCCCCGACGCCTTCCAGGCCTTCTTCGACGCGCTGGACGAGCCCGCCGCCGTCTGCGACGTGTCCCTGCGCATCGCGGCCGTGAACCCGGCCATGCGCCGCTTCTGCGCCACGCACGACATCAGCGTGGACGTGGTGTCGGAGGCCCTGTCCAGCGCCGTCGCGCCGGAGGACGGGCAGTCCCACGAAATCGACCTCGTGCTCCAGAGCGGCACCTCGCTGGTGCTCACCCTGTCGCGCCGCTCGGACACCGTGGCGGTGCGCGCCCGCGTGGACACGGAGGTCATCAGCGGCCGGCTGGTGGTGGCGGAGCGGGCCCTGCTGGAGCAGGCGCGCACGGAGGGCGTGCTCCTGGACCTGGGCCGCAGCGTGGCGGAGGCCGGCGGCGAGGAGGAGCTGGTGGCCGCGGTGGCGCGCGGCGTGAAGGAGCTCTTCCCCGGCCGCGCCTTCTGCATCCGCATCGTGGACGCGCGCACCGGCGGCCTCACGTCGCTCTACGCCGAAGGCCGCCTCAAGGAGGGCGCGCACGAGCCGCTGGTGCTCTTCCAGCGCTCGGTGGAGAAGACCAACCTCACGCAGACGGCGCTGCCCCAGGGGCGGGTGACCATCTCCGAGGAGGTGCCGCTGCTCTTCCACGGCAGCACCCGCGCGGTGAGCGCCCCGCTGGTCGCGAGCAGCCAGCTCTTCGGCGCCATCAACATGGAGTACCCGGAAGGGCTGGACGCGGACCCCGCGCACGACGAGCGCGTGCTGCTCCAGCTGGCCAGCCAGGTCGCCGTGGCGGTGAAGAACGCGAAGCTCATCGACGAGCTGACGTTCGTGCGCAAGTACCTGGAGGAGCTGCTGGAGAAGGCCAACGCCCTCATCCTGGTGGTGAACCGGGACAAGCAGGTGGTGGTCTTCAACCAGGCGCTGAGCGCGCTCACCGGCCTCACCAAGGAGCAGGTGCTGGGCCGCGACTTGTCCTCGCTGGTGGCGGACAGCGAACAGCTGCGGCTGGTGCCCGTGCTGGCGGCGGCCATGCGCGGCGAGTCCGTGAACAACTTCGAGACGCGCCTGCTCACCCGCGAGGGCGGCGAGGTGCGCGTGTCCTTCGCCACCTCCTCCATGCAGACCCAGCCCGGCGAAGTCGAGGGCGTCATCGCCATTGGCCAGGACGTCACGGTGGTGAAGGAGCTGGAGAAGCGCATCATCCACGCGGAGAAGCTGGCCTCCATCGGGCAGCTCGCGGCCAGCGTGGTGCATGAAATCAACAACCCGATGACGGCGGTGGCCACCTACGCGGACGCGCTGCTCCAGCGCTCGCGGATGACGCCGGGCGCGAACCCCGCGGATCAGGAGAAGCTGAAGAAGATATTGGAGAGCAGCCACCGCATCCTGCGCTTCACCCGCGACCTGGTGAGCTACGCGCGGCCCGCGCAGGACCGGCCGGAGCGCGTGTCGCTCAACGCCGTCGTGGACATGGCGGTGGGCTTCTGCGAGCACGTCGTGTCCCAGGCCCGCGTCAGCGTGCAGCGCGACTACGCGAGCGACGTGCCGCCCCTGGCCGCCGTGCGCGCCAACCTGGTGCAGGTGTTCGTCAACCTCATCACCAACGCCTGCCACGCCATGCAGCCCGGCGGGCTGGTGGCCCTGACCACGCTCCAGGAGGGGACGGAGGCGGTGGTGCGCGTGCGCGACACCGGCACCGGCATCGAGCCGCGCAACCTGTCGCGCATCTTCGAGCCCTTCTTCACCACCAAGCCCGAAGGCCGGGGCACCGGCCTGGGCCTGTCCATCTGCCAGGGCATCGTGGAGAACCACGGCGGGCGCCTCACCGTGGAGAGCACGATGGGGCAGGGCACCACCTTCACGGTGCGGCTGCCCCTGGCCGCGGATTGA
- a CDS encoding PAS domain S-box protein yields the protein MSAPSEPAFGIVLVPPGSVAREPLNAAAERAGLRVVDDPDDAALALVDLTAPGCGPAVVELLTSLNGPHLTLIAVVSPEPRGFAAVDTLRPADIVTHQGLPYELTWRLQRAAERHREREEQARSQTDLALLLELTADYAESSDVEALLHGVTRRLAEQLDIARATLVMVGGGVDEGVIVAASDDPGMKDLRIDLARYPEIREVVRTGKPVVMQEAATHPLLGDLERRAVAARGIHAIAALPLPIRGQVRGVLLLRAAGRRRAFSTREIDFLTTVAHATAVALRSASVLQSVQTARLAAEEKAASFKPYQLFFAHVSEGVAILDDEAAVLSLNPAGAQMLDTTAGEARGKHLNQITQPVDDGVLMELVTSASRGEARMGVDVVVRTPAGRCLTLSMSAAPLRDEDAATILSFRDVTHARKLEDELRNTKDFLERLIDSSVDAIIAADLKGRIILFNKGAEAMCGYTAQEAQEKLNALQLYPPGEAQRIMAQLRGPDMGGKGRLSLTRQELMHRSGERVPVNMTASIVYEGGRESFTVGIFTDLRDRVQLERKLYDVETRLEESEKNAVIVALAGTAAHELNQPLTSVMGYAELLKRKLKEEDFAYRPVDIIYREAERMAEIVRKIGKITRFEVKSYVGAKQILDLDKASSHEE from the coding sequence GTGTCGGCCCCGTCGGAACCCGCCTTCGGCATCGTCCTGGTCCCCCCAGGGTCGGTGGCAAGAGAACCCCTCAACGCCGCCGCCGAGCGCGCGGGCCTGCGCGTGGTGGACGACCCGGACGACGCCGCCCTGGCGCTGGTGGACCTCACCGCCCCCGGCTGCGGCCCCGCGGTGGTGGAGCTGCTCACATCCCTCAACGGGCCGCACCTCACGCTCATCGCCGTGGTGTCCCCGGAGCCGCGCGGCTTCGCCGCCGTGGACACGCTGCGCCCCGCGGACATCGTCACCCACCAGGGGCTGCCCTACGAGCTCACCTGGCGCCTCCAGCGCGCCGCGGAGCGCCACCGCGAGCGCGAGGAGCAGGCCCGCAGCCAGACGGACCTGGCGCTGCTCCTGGAGCTCACCGCCGACTACGCGGAGAGCTCCGACGTGGAGGCGCTCCTGCACGGCGTGACGCGGCGTCTGGCGGAGCAACTGGACATCGCGCGCGCCACGCTGGTGATGGTGGGCGGCGGCGTGGACGAGGGCGTCATCGTCGCCGCCAGCGACGACCCGGGCATGAAGGACCTGCGCATCGACCTGGCGCGCTACCCCGAAATCCGCGAGGTGGTGCGCACCGGCAAGCCCGTGGTCATGCAGGAGGCCGCCACGCACCCGCTGCTGGGCGACCTGGAGCGCCGGGCCGTGGCCGCGCGGGGCATCCACGCCATCGCCGCGCTGCCCCTGCCCATCCGGGGCCAGGTGCGCGGCGTGCTGCTCTTGCGCGCCGCCGGGCGCAGGCGGGCCTTCAGCACCCGTGAAATCGACTTCCTCACCACGGTGGCCCACGCGACCGCGGTGGCGCTGCGGAGCGCGTCGGTGCTTCAGTCCGTGCAGACGGCGCGGCTCGCGGCGGAGGAGAAGGCCGCGTCCTTCAAGCCCTACCAGCTCTTCTTCGCCCACGTGAGCGAGGGCGTGGCCATCCTCGACGACGAGGCCGCCGTGCTGTCGCTCAACCCAGCCGGCGCGCAGATGCTGGACACCACCGCCGGCGAGGCCCGGGGCAAGCACCTGAACCAAATCACCCAGCCGGTGGATGACGGCGTGCTGATGGAGCTGGTGACGTCCGCGTCGCGGGGTGAAGCGCGCATGGGCGTGGACGTGGTGGTGCGCACGCCCGCCGGAAGGTGCCTCACGCTGTCCATGTCCGCGGCGCCGCTGCGCGACGAGGACGCGGCCACCATCCTGTCCTTCCGCGACGTGACGCACGCGCGCAAGCTGGAGGACGAGCTTCGCAACACGAAGGACTTCCTGGAGCGGCTCATCGACTCGTCGGTGGACGCCATCATCGCGGCCGACCTGAAGGGGCGCATCATCCTCTTCAACAAGGGCGCGGAGGCCATGTGCGGCTACACCGCGCAGGAGGCCCAGGAGAAGCTCAACGCGCTCCAGCTCTACCCGCCCGGCGAGGCCCAGCGCATCATGGCCCAGCTGCGCGGGCCCGACATGGGCGGCAAGGGCCGGCTGTCCCTCACGCGCCAGGAGCTCATGCACCGCTCCGGTGAGCGCGTGCCCGTGAACATGACGGCCTCCATCGTCTACGAGGGAGGCCGCGAGTCCTTCACCGTGGGCATCTTCACGGACCTCCGGGACCGGGTGCAGCTGGAGCGCAAGCTGTACGACGTGGAGACGCGGCTGGAGGAGAGCGAGAAGAACGCCGTCATCGTCGCGCTCGCCGGCACCGCGGCCCACGAGCTCAACCAGCCCCTCACCTCCGTGATGGGCTACGCGGAGCTGCTCAAGCGCAAGCTCAAGGAGGAGGACTTCGCCTACAGGCCGGTGGACATCATCTACCGCGAGGCGGAGCGCATGGCGGAGATCGTCCGGAAGATCGGGAAGATCACCCGCTTCGAAGTGAAGTCGTACGTGGGGGCGAAGCAGATCCTCGACCTGGACAAGGCCAGCTCCCATGAAGAGTGA
- a CDS encoding right-handed parallel beta-helix repeat-containing protein, with product MRFRQTLTTLVCATGMLAGTVGCTGKVEPAPATATPPGTSGPPVVQRPQMPADAGTPPIVDGGVATPTDPVDPPPMEEPEPPPPAEPQYTRVLWVSPSGNDSAAGTEALPLRTVARALSQVKPGEAVFLQSGTWREHVQLTERQGTADKPLTLRAAPGATAILKGGSIGGTSLVDVSGAYWNLQGLTVDVGGESIFAVMWRGAGAHHGVLRDSIVKNGTEGAGVYVTEKAHDVLIEDNDISHFDQGDVDSHGVAVQTSAFNVTVRGNDIHHNSGDGVQCLGPEGGATNPGTPFDNLLVEDNQLHDNRENGADIKTCTHVTLRGNTIYNHRAVSTSAGEGILVHMSPSDVTLEDNVFYANARAIQIGGNREGAPPTRVMLRRNLIHDGLGEADGEEGTGIRIDASVDVKVQHNTVSNLSGACLIFGTGSNGASQGLDVRNNIFAGCGIAARGGAGRSGAVVDGNLYFRSSGAAVFNLEGATMGLADWRTKAGLDKRSQERAPGFVDTGADDYQLSSQSPAREAGLSLGLPFCGAAPDQGAFESGCP from the coding sequence ATGCGCTTCCGCCAGACCCTGACGACCCTCGTCTGCGCCACCGGGATGCTTGCTGGCACCGTTGGCTGTACCGGCAAGGTCGAACCCGCGCCCGCGACAGCCACACCTCCGGGCACATCCGGTCCACCTGTCGTGCAGCGCCCGCAGATGCCCGCCGACGCGGGCACGCCCCCCATCGTTGACGGCGGCGTCGCCACGCCCACGGATCCCGTGGACCCGCCGCCCATGGAGGAGCCCGAGCCGCCGCCGCCCGCCGAGCCGCAATACACGCGGGTGCTCTGGGTGTCCCCCAGCGGCAACGACTCCGCGGCGGGCACGGAGGCGCTGCCCCTGCGCACGGTGGCGCGAGCCCTGTCCCAGGTGAAGCCCGGCGAGGCGGTGTTCCTCCAGTCCGGCACGTGGCGCGAACACGTGCAGTTAACGGAGCGGCAGGGCACGGCGGACAAGCCGCTGACGCTGAGGGCCGCGCCGGGCGCCACGGCCATCCTCAAGGGCGGCTCCATTGGCGGGACCTCGCTGGTGGACGTGAGCGGCGCGTACTGGAACCTCCAGGGGCTCACGGTGGACGTGGGCGGCGAGTCCATCTTCGCGGTGATGTGGCGCGGCGCGGGCGCGCACCACGGCGTGCTCCGCGACAGCATCGTGAAGAACGGCACGGAGGGTGCGGGCGTGTACGTGACGGAGAAGGCGCACGACGTCCTCATCGAGGACAACGACATCTCCCACTTCGACCAGGGCGACGTGGACAGCCACGGCGTCGCGGTGCAGACCTCCGCGTTCAACGTCACCGTGCGCGGCAACGACATCCACCACAACTCCGGTGACGGCGTGCAGTGCCTGGGGCCGGAGGGCGGCGCCACCAACCCGGGCACGCCGTTCGACAACCTGCTCGTGGAGGACAACCAGCTCCACGACAACCGGGAGAACGGCGCGGACATCAAGACGTGCACCCATGTCACGCTGCGCGGCAACACCATCTACAACCACCGCGCGGTGTCCACCTCCGCGGGCGAGGGCATCCTCGTCCACATGTCCCCGTCCGACGTCACGCTGGAGGACAACGTCTTCTACGCCAACGCGCGCGCCATCCAGATTGGCGGCAACCGCGAGGGCGCGCCCCCCACGCGCGTCATGCTGCGCCGCAACCTCATCCATGACGGCCTGGGCGAGGCGGACGGGGAGGAGGGCACCGGCATCCGCATCGACGCGTCCGTGGACGTGAAGGTGCAACACAACACGGTGTCGAACCTGAGCGGCGCGTGCCTCATCTTCGGCACGGGCTCCAACGGTGCCAGCCAGGGCCTGGACGTGCGCAACAACATCTTCGCCGGCTGTGGCATCGCCGCGCGCGGCGGCGCGGGCCGGAGCGGCGCCGTGGTGGACGGCAACCTGTACTTCCGGAGCAGCGGCGCGGCGGTGTTCAACCTGGAGGGCGCCACGATGGGCCTGGCGGACTGGCGCACGAAGGCTGGCCTGGACAAGCGCTCCCAGGAGCGCGCGCCCGGCTTCGTGGACACGGGCGCGGATGACTACCAGCTGTCCTCGCAGTCCCCCGCGCGCGAGGCGGGCCTGTCCCTGGGGCTGCCCTTCTGCGGTGCGGCGCCGGACCAGGGCGCCTTCGAGTCGGGCTGCCCCTGA
- the grxC gene encoding glutaredoxin 3, translating into MSPHPSTQEAVMLEVVVYMKRTCPYSRQAMDLLNEKGCEFQKVDVAADEARHEEMMKRCGRRTVPQIFIAGRHIGGCDDLYDLEARGELDALLGRDAQDSAAP; encoded by the coding sequence ATGAGTCCCCACCCTTCGACGCAGGAGGCCGTGATGCTCGAGGTCGTCGTCTACATGAAGCGCACCTGCCCCTATTCGCGGCAGGCCATGGACCTGCTCAACGAGAAGGGCTGCGAGTTCCAGAAGGTGGATGTCGCCGCGGACGAAGCGCGGCACGAGGAGATGATGAAGCGCTGTGGCCGCCGGACCGTGCCGCAGATCTTCATCGCGGGCCGCCACATTGGCGGTTGCGATGACCTGTATGACCTGGAGGCGCGCGGGGAGCTGGACGCGCTCCTCGGCCGGGACGCCCAGGACTCCGCCGCCCCCTGA
- a CDS encoding heparan-alpha-glucosaminide N-acetyltransferase domain-containing protein: MQREQVSGARSASGRLEAVDAMRGTVMLLVFLSHFADAYLYPLGGEAAHLRERLNLLTRLATPGFMVISGLMLGLLYARSRDFGPLRTRLQRRGLFLLTAGHLLIVPTYRFWPDEPWVLLRALPVTDTLGVALLVGPWVVTRLDGRARAVLGLGLFALSWTVSLCWWPEWGVARAFKEIFFGQRELSVLLSGFPVVPWLGVYLVGSMFGEWLGTWGRADVKGMGRRFELVGLGIAVSGAGLVVLHIAVHHLWHGAGFDTLMALTSQAQKYPPGPAYVALYGGTALALLGLLIRAEQAGYLSRWLRVASVIGRHSLLAFVLQFYVYYAGLYLLRLHYTPLWPLLFACTAALQWCALYAWDLRGRAREASERLPAPVPVSGVR, translated from the coding sequence ATGCAGCGCGAGCAGGTGTCGGGGGCGCGCTCCGCCTCTGGACGGCTGGAAGCGGTGGATGCCATGCGGGGCACGGTGATGTTGCTCGTGTTCCTCTCTCATTTCGCGGACGCGTATCTCTATCCGCTGGGCGGTGAGGCCGCGCACCTGCGCGAGCGGCTCAACCTGCTGACACGGTTGGCCACGCCCGGCTTCATGGTCATCAGCGGCCTGATGCTGGGGCTCCTGTACGCGCGCAGCCGCGACTTCGGCCCGCTGCGCACGCGGCTCCAGCGCCGGGGTCTGTTCCTGCTCACCGCGGGACACCTGCTCATCGTGCCCACGTATCGCTTCTGGCCGGACGAGCCGTGGGTCCTGCTGCGGGCCCTGCCGGTGACGGACACCCTCGGCGTGGCGCTGCTCGTGGGGCCCTGGGTGGTGACGCGGCTCGACGGACGGGCCCGCGCGGTGCTGGGGCTGGGGCTGTTCGCGCTGAGCTGGACGGTGAGCCTGTGCTGGTGGCCGGAGTGGGGCGTGGCGCGCGCGTTCAAAGAGATCTTCTTCGGCCAGCGCGAGCTGTCCGTGCTGCTCTCCGGCTTCCCGGTGGTGCCGTGGCTGGGCGTGTACCTGGTGGGCAGCATGTTCGGTGAGTGGCTGGGGACGTGGGGCCGCGCGGACGTGAAGGGCATGGGGCGCCGCTTCGAGCTCGTGGGCCTGGGCATCGCCGTGAGCGGCGCTGGGCTGGTGGTGCTCCACATCGCGGTGCACCACCTGTGGCATGGCGCGGGCTTCGACACGCTGATGGCGCTCACGTCGCAGGCGCAGAAGTACCCGCCGGGGCCCGCATATGTCGCGCTCTATGGCGGCACGGCGCTCGCGCTGTTGGGGCTCCTGATTCGCGCCGAGCAGGCCGGATACCTGTCGCGCTGGCTGCGCGTGGCGAGCGTCATCGGCCGGCACTCGCTGCTCGCGTTCGTGCTCCAGTTCTACGTGTACTACGCGGGCCTGTACCTCCTGCGGCTGCACTACACGCCGCTGTGGCCGCTGCTGTTCGCGTGCACCGCCGCGCTCCAGTGGTGCGCCCTCTACGCGTGGGACCTGCGCGGACGTGCCCGGGAGGCCAGCGAGCGCCTGCCCGCGCCCGTGCCCGTGTCCGGCGTCCGCTGA